The following are encoded together in the Rhizobium tumorigenes genome:
- a CDS encoding SRPBCC family protein — translation MPNSVNLHRVLATNPDKVYRAFLEADALAKWLPPNGFACTVHHLEPRVGGRFRLSFRNFSSGKSISFGGEYKELVENQRLRYTDSFEDPNLPGEMEVTVVLKTVSVGIELVIVQAGIPDVIPVEMCYLGWQESLRNLAKLVEPDIAD, via the coding sequence ATGCCGAATAGTGTAAATCTGCACCGCGTGCTGGCGACCAACCCGGACAAAGTCTATCGCGCCTTTCTCGAAGCGGACGCGCTGGCAAAGTGGCTCCCGCCCAATGGCTTTGCATGTACGGTGCATCACCTTGAGCCGCGCGTTGGCGGTAGATTCAGGCTATCCTTTCGCAATTTCTCAAGCGGCAAAAGCATCAGCTTCGGCGGCGAATACAAAGAACTGGTTGAAAATCAGCGGCTTCGTTACACGGACAGTTTCGAAGATCCAAACCTGCCCGGCGAGATGGAGGTCACTGTCGTCTTGAAGACGGTGTCCGTCGGCATCGAACTGGTGATCGTTCAGGCAGGCATTCCCGACGTTATTCCGGTCGAGATGTGCTATCTCGGCTGGCAGGAATCCCTCCGTAATCTGGCAAAGCTCGTTGAACCCGATATCGCCGATTAG